The following are encoded in a window of Pseudomonas multiresinivorans genomic DNA:
- the speB gene encoding agmatinase, translated as MDKKLHQPLGGNEMPRFGGIATMMRLPHIQSPEELNQLDAAFVGVPLDIGTSLRSGTRFGPREIRAESVMIRPYNMATGAAPFDSLNIADIGDVAINTFNLMEAVRIIEESYDKILDHGILPLTLGGDHTITLPILRAIHKKHGKVGLVHIDAHADVNDHMFGEKIAHGTTFRRAVEEGLLDCDRVVQIGLRAQGYTAEDFNWSRKQGFRVVQAEECWHKSLEPLMAEVREKVGGGPVYLSFDIDGIDPAWAPGTGTPEIGGLTTIQAIEIVRGCQGLDIIGCDLVEVSPPYDTTGNTSLLGANLLYEMLCILPGVERR; from the coding sequence ATGGACAAGAAACTTCACCAGCCCCTGGGCGGTAACGAAATGCCGCGTTTCGGCGGCATCGCCACCATGATGCGCCTGCCGCATATCCAGTCCCCCGAAGAGCTCAACCAGCTCGACGCCGCCTTCGTCGGCGTGCCCCTGGACATCGGCACCTCCCTGCGCTCCGGCACTCGTTTCGGGCCGCGCGAAATCCGCGCCGAGTCGGTGATGATCCGTCCCTACAACATGGCCACCGGCGCTGCGCCGTTCGACTCGCTGAACATCGCCGACATCGGTGACGTGGCGATCAACACCTTCAACCTGATGGAAGCGGTGCGCATCATCGAGGAGTCCTACGACAAGATCCTCGACCACGGCATCCTCCCGCTGACCCTGGGCGGCGACCACACCATCACCCTGCCGATCCTGCGCGCCATCCACAAGAAGCACGGCAAGGTCGGCCTGGTGCACATCGACGCCCACGCGGACGTCAACGACCATATGTTCGGCGAGAAGATCGCCCACGGCACCACCTTCCGCCGCGCGGTGGAAGAAGGCCTGCTGGACTGCGACCGCGTGGTGCAGATCGGCCTGCGTGCGCAGGGCTACACCGCCGAAGACTTCAACTGGAGCCGCAAGCAGGGCTTCCGCGTGGTGCAGGCCGAAGAGTGCTGGCACAAGTCGCTGGAACCGCTGATGGCCGAAGTCCGCGAGAAAGTCGGCGGCGGCCCGGTGTACCTGTCCTTCGACATCGACGGCATCGACCCGGCCTGGGCGCCCGGTACCGGCACCCCGGAAATCGGCGGCCTGACCACCATCCAGGCCATCGAGATCGTCCGTGGCTGCCAGGGCCTGGACATCATCGGCTGCGACCTGGTCGAGGTCTCCCCGCCGTACGACACCACCGGCAACACCTCGTTGCTCGGCGCCAACCTGCTGTACGAAATGCTCTGCATCCTCCCGGGCGTAGAGCGCCGCTGA
- the soxR gene encoding redox-sensitive transcriptional activator SoxR, which yields MKESSSCSLHRDLSVGELAKRAGVAVSALHFYETKGLISSTRNAGNQRRYSRDMLRRVAVIKVAQRVGIPLGEIAEALGSLPTGHNPSAADWARLSARWREDLNERIEKLLLLRDQLDGCIGCGCLSMEACPLRNPGDKLAEEGPGAHWREGVE from the coding sequence ATGAAAGAATCTTCTTCTTGCTCCCTGCACCGCGACCTGAGTGTCGGTGAACTGGCCAAGCGCGCCGGCGTGGCCGTCTCGGCGCTGCACTTCTACGAGACCAAGGGGCTGATCAGCAGTACACGCAACGCGGGCAACCAGCGCCGCTACTCGCGCGACATGTTGCGTCGGGTGGCGGTGATCAAGGTGGCGCAGCGAGTCGGGATTCCCCTGGGGGAGATTGCCGAGGCACTGGGCTCGCTGCCCACCGGACACAACCCGTCGGCAGCGGACTGGGCGCGCTTGTCGGCGCGCTGGCGGGAGGACCTGAACGAGCGGATCGAGAAGTTATTGCTGCTGCGCGATCAACTCGACGGCTGCATCGGTTGTGGCTGTTTGTCGATGGAGGCCTGCCCGCTGCGCAATCCGGGGGACAAGTTGGCGGAGGAGGGGCCGGGGGCGCATTGGCGGGAGGGGGTGGAGTGA
- a CDS encoding LysR family transcriptional regulator yields MSASALPDVKLLRIFACVVRSQGFAAAQQELNLSTSAISTYMSQLENQLGIVLCHRGRGGFGLTSKGELFHQETLRILGELEGFERYAATLKGELRGTLNLGVLDSTVTDPALPLAEVIGAFSGLHPAVHLHLQVQSPYELQLAVLDNRLDLAIGSFFSRMNGLVYQPLYREQHWLYCSDRHPLFDGRRIPAELITQQRMVGRGYWSQAELARHGFKHSAGTVESMEAQLILILSGGYIGYLPEHYAHPWVEQGRLRALLPATFGYQAPFSLILRRGRSREPLIQNFRDLLRTQPSQS; encoded by the coding sequence ATGAGCGCGAGCGCATTGCCCGACGTCAAACTGCTGCGGATTTTCGCCTGCGTGGTGCGCAGCCAGGGCTTCGCTGCGGCGCAGCAGGAACTGAACCTGTCGACCTCGGCGATCAGCACCTACATGAGCCAACTGGAGAATCAGTTGGGCATCGTGCTCTGCCATCGCGGTCGCGGCGGCTTCGGCCTGACCAGCAAGGGCGAACTGTTCCACCAGGAAACCCTACGCATCCTCGGCGAGCTGGAAGGCTTCGAGCGCTATGCAGCGACGCTCAAGGGCGAGTTGCGTGGCACGCTGAACCTCGGCGTGCTGGACTCCACCGTGACCGATCCGGCACTACCGCTGGCCGAAGTGATCGGCGCCTTCAGCGGCCTGCACCCCGCCGTGCACCTGCACCTGCAGGTGCAGAGCCCCTATGAGCTGCAACTGGCCGTGCTGGACAACCGCCTGGACCTAGCCATCGGCTCCTTCTTCAGCCGGATGAACGGCCTGGTCTACCAGCCTCTTTATAGAGAGCAGCACTGGCTGTACTGCAGCGACCGTCACCCGCTGTTCGACGGACGGCGCATCCCCGCGGAGCTGATCACCCAGCAGCGCATGGTCGGCCGTGGCTACTGGAGCCAGGCGGAACTGGCGCGGCACGGCTTCAAGCACAGCGCCGGCACCGTGGAGAGTATGGAAGCGCAGTTGATCCTGATCCTCTCCGGCGGCTACATCGGCTACCTGCCCGAGCACTACGCGCATCCGTGGGTGGAGCAGGGCCGCTTGCGCGCTCTGCTGCCGGCGACCTTTGGCTATCAGGCGCCGTTCTCGCTGATCCTGCGCCGCGGCCGTTCCCGCGAGCCGCTGATCCAGAACTTCCGCGACCTGCTGCGCACCCAGCCGAGCCAGTCATGA
- a CDS encoding acetyltransferase yields the protein MLIRQRIAADNPRLLDIWLGAVRATHDFLQPSDIDALLPQVRDLYLPAVEVWVAVDADDCPQGFIGLNDNHVEMLFIDPDCRGRGLGRALLDFVRETRGTLSVDVNEQNPQAVGFYLHYGFVQTGRSPLDGEGRPFPLLHMSLPA from the coding sequence ATGCTCATTCGCCAACGCATCGCTGCGGACAACCCGCGGCTGCTCGATATCTGGCTGGGCGCCGTGCGCGCGACCCACGACTTCCTGCAACCCTCCGACATCGACGCGCTCCTGCCGCAGGTTCGCGATCTCTACCTGCCCGCCGTCGAGGTCTGGGTGGCGGTCGATGCCGACGACTGCCCTCAGGGCTTCATCGGCCTCAACGACAACCATGTGGAAATGCTTTTCATCGACCCGGATTGCCGGGGGCGGGGCCTTGGCCGCGCGCTACTGGACTTCGTGCGCGAAACGCGCGGTACGCTGAGTGTCGACGTCAATGAACAGAATCCTCAAGCGGTGGGGTTCTATCTGCACTACGGCTTCGTCCAGACCGGGCGCTCACCGCTGGATGGCGAAGGTCGGCCGTTCCCCTTGCTGCATATGAGCCTGCCGGCATAA
- a CDS encoding HlyD family type I secretion periplasmic adaptor subunit: protein MAMHFSQSIRGYLGGNGARDTEFMPEVQGTLLEDSPNATRITLWAALGLLVAAITWAYFADIEEVTKGEGKAIPSSKVQTIQNLEGGIVSEIFVREGQVVEKNQPLLRLDDTRFSSNKGESEADRNSLEARVERLKAEADGRAPDFTDDLKKAAPQVVEDQMALYQTRIQRQNSELNILQEQLRQKTQELQEFRAKTQQYRSSLGLVQQEINMSEPLVKAGAVSPVELLRLRRSAVEISGDLNATNLAIPRAEAAVNEIQRKVEESKLGFRSDALKELNDVRTDLNKLTATSRAIDDKVNRTLVVAPLRGIVKQLKVNTIGGVVQPGNDMVEIVPLEDNLLVEARVRPQDIAFLHPGQPATVKFTAYDYTIYGGLKAKLEMISADTITDDKGNSFYLIQVRTDKNHLGTDAKPLLIIPGMVATVDIITGEKSVLDYILKPVLKARWEALRER, encoded by the coding sequence ATGGCCATGCACTTTTCGCAATCGATCCGCGGCTACCTGGGCGGCAACGGCGCCCGCGACACCGAATTCATGCCCGAGGTGCAGGGCACCCTGCTGGAAGACTCGCCCAACGCCACGCGCATCACGCTCTGGGCAGCACTTGGGCTGCTGGTGGCGGCCATCACCTGGGCGTACTTCGCCGACATCGAGGAAGTCACCAAGGGCGAAGGCAAGGCCATCCCCTCGTCCAAGGTGCAGACCATCCAGAACCTGGAGGGCGGCATCGTCTCGGAAATCTTCGTCCGCGAAGGCCAGGTAGTGGAAAAGAACCAGCCACTGCTGCGCCTGGATGACACCCGCTTCTCCTCCAACAAGGGCGAATCCGAGGCCGACCGCAACTCGCTGGAGGCCCGCGTGGAGCGCCTGAAAGCGGAAGCGGACGGGCGTGCACCGGACTTCACCGACGACCTGAAGAAAGCCGCACCGCAGGTCGTGGAGGACCAGATGGCGCTCTACCAGACCCGCATTCAGCGGCAGAACAGCGAGCTGAACATTCTTCAGGAACAACTGCGGCAGAAGACCCAGGAGCTGCAGGAGTTCCGCGCCAAGACCCAGCAATACCGTTCCAGCCTTGGCCTGGTGCAGCAGGAGATCAACATGTCCGAGCCGCTGGTGAAGGCCGGTGCGGTGTCCCCGGTGGAACTGCTGCGCCTGCGCCGCAGCGCCGTGGAAATCAGCGGCGACCTCAACGCCACCAACCTCGCCATCCCACGCGCCGAGGCAGCGGTGAACGAGATCCAGCGCAAAGTCGAGGAATCGAAGCTGGGCTTTCGCAGCGATGCGCTGAAGGAGCTCAACGACGTCCGCACCGACCTCAACAAGCTCACGGCCACCAGCCGCGCCATCGACGACAAGGTCAACCGCACGCTGGTGGTCGCGCCCCTGCGCGGCATCGTCAAGCAGCTCAAGGTCAACACCATCGGCGGCGTGGTGCAGCCGGGCAACGACATGGTGGAAATCGTCCCGCTGGAGGACAACCTGCTGGTGGAAGCGCGGGTGCGCCCGCAGGACATCGCCTTCCTCCACCCCGGCCAGCCGGCCACGGTGAAGTTCACCGCCTACGACTACACCATCTACGGCGGGCTCAAGGCCAAGCTGGAAATGATCAGCGCCGACACCATCACCGACGACAAGGGCAACAGCTTCTACCTGATCCAGGTGCGCACCGACAAGAACCACCTGGGCACCGACGCCAAGCCCCTGCTGATCATCCCGGGCATGGTGGCGACGGTGGACATCATCACCGGCGAGAAGAGCGTGCTGGACTACATATTGAAGCCGGTGCTCAAGGCTCGGTGGGAGGCTTTGCGGGAGCGGTGA
- a CDS encoding ABC-F family ATP-binding cassette domain-containing protein, which produces MTNPVSLALHGVTFQLPTGEPLFRDLNETFDERRTALVGRNGAGKSVLARIMAGVQAPSAGRCLASGLVHYLPQHIEPQAFRSVAELAGVQPLLDALARVEAGAVDPADFELLDGRWDIRAQLEVMLSAAGLGHLTVDTPAARLSGGECMRVALLGAWLSEADWLLLDEPSNHLDRAGREALREQLQRWRGGLILISHDRLLLDDMQRIVELSSAGLRSYSGGYAFYREARQQEQDNALRELQRRKQERDRQQRAMQEQRERQAHRQAKGRRDAQEANQAKILVDRQKERSQTSIARLATQHGERREQLAQDVREAFGQLRDDAAVALNAPACELPEQRAVLQLAGLRLPFGNSAPLDLQLNGPRRLAVTGRNGSGKSTLLKVLAGIVEPVAGLCEVKVRSAYLDQHLAALSPERSVLELLLERNRAVDKSVLRTRLAQLDLPAGRVDLPSVLLSGGERLKAALACEIYAEQPAQLLLLDEPENHLDLPSREALEELLRQYQGALLVVSHDEAFLARLALEGRLECGRDGWHWRAG; this is translated from the coding sequence ATGACGAACCCTGTCTCCCTGGCGCTGCATGGCGTCACGTTTCAATTGCCCACGGGCGAACCGCTGTTTCGCGACCTCAACGAAACCTTCGACGAGCGCCGTACCGCGCTGGTCGGGCGCAATGGCGCGGGCAAGTCCGTGCTGGCGCGGATCATGGCGGGAGTCCAGGCGCCCAGCGCCGGGCGGTGCCTGGCCTCCGGGCTCGTGCATTACCTGCCCCAACACATCGAGCCGCAGGCGTTTCGCAGCGTGGCGGAGCTTGCCGGCGTGCAGCCGTTGCTGGATGCGCTGGCGCGGGTCGAGGCCGGCGCCGTCGACCCCGCCGACTTCGAGTTGCTGGACGGGCGCTGGGACATTCGCGCGCAGTTGGAGGTGATGCTGTCGGCGGCAGGATTGGGGCATTTGACCGTCGATACGCCTGCTGCACGCCTGAGCGGCGGCGAGTGCATGCGCGTGGCGCTGCTCGGCGCCTGGCTGAGCGAGGCGGACTGGCTGCTCCTCGACGAACCGAGCAACCACCTGGATCGCGCCGGCCGCGAGGCGCTGCGCGAGCAGCTTCAGCGCTGGCGCGGCGGCCTGATCCTGATCAGCCATGATCGCCTGCTGCTGGATGACATGCAGCGCATCGTCGAACTGTCTTCCGCCGGGCTGCGCAGTTACTCCGGTGGCTATGCCTTTTACCGGGAGGCGCGCCAGCAGGAGCAGGACAATGCGCTGCGCGAACTGCAGCGGCGCAAGCAGGAGAGGGACCGCCAGCAGCGCGCGATGCAGGAGCAGCGCGAGCGCCAGGCGCACCGGCAGGCGAAGGGACGCAGGGATGCGCAGGAAGCCAACCAGGCGAAGATCCTGGTGGATCGGCAGAAGGAGCGCAGCCAGACCAGCATTGCGCGCCTGGCCACGCAGCATGGCGAACGCCGCGAACAACTGGCGCAGGACGTGCGGGAAGCGTTCGGCCAACTGCGTGATGACGCCGCCGTCGCATTGAATGCGCCGGCGTGTGAGTTGCCCGAGCAGCGTGCGGTACTGCAACTGGCCGGGCTGCGCCTGCCTTTCGGCAATTCCGCTCCGCTGGACCTGCAACTGAACGGTCCGCGCCGCCTGGCGGTGACCGGGCGCAATGGCAGCGGCAAGTCGACCTTGCTCAAGGTGCTGGCCGGCATCGTCGAACCCGTCGCCGGGCTTTGCGAAGTGAAAGTGCGCAGTGCCTACCTGGACCAGCATCTGGCGGCGCTGTCGCCGGAACGGTCGGTGCTGGAGCTGTTGCTGGAGCGCAACCGGGCTGTGGACAAGTCCGTGCTGCGCACACGCCTGGCGCAGCTCGACCTGCCGGCCGGGCGAGTCGATCTGCCCAGCGTGCTGCTCAGCGGCGGCGAGCGCCTGAAGGCGGCGCTGGCGTGCGAGATCTACGCCGAGCAGCCGGCGCAGCTGCTGCTTCTGGACGAGCCGGAAAACCACCTCGACCTGCCATCCCGCGAGGCCCTGGAAGAGCTGTTGCGGCAATACCAGGGCGCCTTGCTGGTGGTATCCCACGATGAAGCGTTTCTCGCCCGGCTGGCGCTGGAGGGCCGCCTGGAGTGCGGGCGGGACGGCTGGCATTGGCGCGCAGGCTGA
- a CDS encoding sodium:solute symporter produces MALDLIVVLIYAAGMLWLGWYGMRRAKTHEDYLVAGRNLGPAFYMGTMAATVLGGASTVGTVRLGYVHGISGFWLCAALGAGIIALNLFLAKPLLKLRIFTVTQVLERRYNPMARQASAVIMFAYALMIGVVSTLAIGTVMQVLFGLPFWVSVLLGGGVVVIYSTIGGMWSLTLTDIVQFIIKTVGLMFILLPICLHRVGGWDELVAKLPSTAFSFHTIGYDTIITYFLIYFFGILIGQDIWQRVFTARDEKVTKYAGTAAGVYCVIYGLVGALIGMCAKVLLPDLDNVNNAFAAIVQSALPDGIRGLVIAAALAAMMSTASAGLLAASTTITEDLLPIFTGQRSTRLSLNRICTLLTGILVLGIALVVNDVISALTLAYNLLVGGMLIPLIGAIYWKRATTAGAITSMALGFITALVFMLKDGFDANTPIYYSLSVGLVSFIVVSLLSPRPAAVADAA; encoded by the coding sequence ATGGCGTTAGATCTGATCGTCGTACTGATATATGCCGCTGGCATGTTGTGGCTGGGCTGGTACGGCATGCGCCGTGCCAAGACCCACGAAGACTACCTCGTGGCCGGCCGCAACCTCGGCCCGGCGTTCTACATGGGCACCATGGCCGCCACCGTCCTGGGCGGCGCCTCCACCGTGGGCACCGTGCGCCTGGGCTACGTCCACGGCATTTCCGGCTTCTGGCTGTGCGCCGCACTGGGCGCCGGCATCATCGCGCTGAACCTGTTCCTGGCCAAGCCGCTGCTCAAGCTGCGCATCTTCACCGTCACGCAAGTGCTGGAGCGTCGCTACAACCCCATGGCCCGCCAGGCTTCGGCGGTGATCATGTTCGCCTACGCGCTGATGATCGGCGTGGTTTCCACCCTGGCCATCGGCACCGTGATGCAGGTGCTGTTCGGCCTGCCGTTCTGGGTGTCCGTCCTGCTCGGCGGTGGCGTCGTGGTGATCTACTCCACCATCGGCGGCATGTGGTCGCTGACCCTGACCGACATCGTGCAGTTCATCATCAAGACCGTCGGCCTGATGTTCATCCTGCTGCCGATCTGCCTGCATCGTGTAGGCGGCTGGGACGAGCTGGTAGCCAAGCTGCCAAGCACCGCCTTCAGCTTCCACACCATCGGCTATGACACGATCATCACCTACTTCCTGATCTACTTCTTCGGCATCCTGATCGGCCAGGACATCTGGCAGCGCGTGTTCACCGCCCGCGACGAAAAGGTCACCAAGTACGCCGGCACCGCCGCAGGCGTGTACTGCGTGATCTACGGCCTGGTCGGCGCACTGATCGGCATGTGCGCCAAGGTGCTGCTGCCCGACCTGGACAACGTCAACAACGCCTTCGCCGCCATCGTCCAGTCCGCCCTGCCGGACGGCATCCGTGGCCTGGTGATCGCCGCTGCACTGGCCGCGATGATGTCTACCGCCAGCGCCGGCCTGCTCGCCGCTTCCACCACCATCACCGAAGACCTGCTGCCGATCTTCACCGGCCAGCGCTCCACCCGCCTGAGCCTGAACCGCATCTGCACCCTGCTGACCGGCATCCTGGTACTGGGCATCGCCCTGGTGGTGAACGACGTGATCAGCGCCCTGACCCTGGCGTACAACCTGCTGGTGGGCGGCATGCTGATTCCGCTGATCGGTGCCATCTACTGGAAGCGCGCCACCACTGCCGGCGCGATTACCAGCATGGCCCTGGGCTTCATCACCGCGCTGGTGTTCATGCTCAAGGATGGCTTCGACGCCAACACCCCGATCTACTACAGCCTGTCTGTCGGCCTGGTCAGCTTCATCGTCGTCAGCCTGCTGTCGCCCCGCCCGGCAGCTGTCGCCGATGCGGCCTGA
- a CDS encoding tRNA-uridine aminocarboxypropyltransferase yields the protein MSRARCPRCERPLNHCLCALIPRVDNRTRVLLLQHPSEVGHALNTARLAALGLANAELMVGDDFSGLDLSTWDAWLLFPGESALVLSDLAARPVDKPRLLVVPDGTWRKARKLLHLNPNLAALPRVVLPEGLTSRYRLRKAPAEGALSTIEAVVHALDALDAPQSHADLLRPFDALIEGQIAAMGEETFLRNHGPRSS from the coding sequence ATGAGCCGCGCCCGTTGCCCGCGCTGCGAGCGCCCGCTGAACCATTGCCTGTGTGCGCTGATTCCCCGTGTGGATAACCGCACCCGCGTCCTGCTGCTGCAGCATCCGAGCGAGGTCGGCCATGCGCTGAATACTGCGCGGCTGGCAGCGCTTGGCTTGGCGAATGCCGAGTTGATGGTCGGTGACGATTTCAGCGGCCTGGACCTGTCCACCTGGGACGCCTGGCTGCTGTTCCCCGGCGAGTCCGCCCTGGTACTGAGCGACCTGGCTGCGCGGCCTGTGGATAAGCCGCGCCTGCTGGTGGTGCCCGATGGCACCTGGCGCAAGGCGCGCAAGCTGCTGCACCTCAACCCGAACCTGGCCGCGTTGCCGCGCGTTGTGCTGCCGGAAGGTCTCACTTCACGCTACCGCCTGCGCAAGGCGCCGGCCGAAGGGGCTCTGTCCACCATCGAGGCAGTGGTGCATGCCCTCGATGCGCTGGACGCACCGCAATCCCATGCCGACCTGCTGCGTCCGTTCGATGCGCTGATCGAAGGGCAGATCGCGGCGATGGGCGAGGAGACCTTCCTGCGCAACCACGGGCCGCGTTCTTCCTAA
- a CDS encoding YybH family protein encodes MNNDACVAQVLEAARDLVAAFARTDTEAYFAAFSEDASFIFHTWPVPLLSRAAYREVWEGWLRDDGFEVLDCLSSNTFVSLQGEDVAVFCHDVATRLRIQGEESLNHERETIVFRRDPKQGRWLATHEHLSPSPTP; translated from the coding sequence ATGAATAACGACGCCTGCGTAGCACAGGTGCTGGAGGCTGCCCGAGATCTCGTGGCAGCCTTCGCGCGCACCGACACCGAAGCCTACTTCGCCGCCTTCAGCGAAGACGCCTCCTTCATCTTCCACACCTGGCCGGTGCCGCTGCTGTCGCGCGCGGCTTATCGCGAAGTGTGGGAAGGCTGGCTGCGTGACGATGGTTTCGAGGTCCTTGACTGCCTTTCGAGCAACACCTTTGTGAGCCTGCAAGGCGAAGACGTGGCCGTGTTCTGCCACGACGTCGCCACGCGGCTGCGCATCCAGGGAGAGGAAAGCCTGAACCACGAACGGGAGACCATCGTCTTCCGCCGTGATCCGAAACAGGGCCGCTGGCTGGCCACACACGAGCACCTGTCACCGTCTCCGACGCCATAA
- a CDS encoding purine-cytosine permease family protein produces MDNKNNAHALTTIETFGVEQIPDNERTATPTDLFRMIFGGANTFATAVLGSFPVLFGLSFQAGVWAIVLGVLVGSIILAPMGLFGPLNGTNNAVSSGAHFGVHGRIVGSFLSLLTAVAFFSLSVWSSGDALIGGAKRLFDLPETDLTLGLAYGLFAVLVLIVCIYGFRFMLMVNKIAVWAASLLFLLGLFAFSGPFDAGYAGTVQMGSEGFWAAFIGAALLAMSNPVSFGAFLGDWARYIPRQTSQKRIMLAVICAQLATLIPFLFGLATATIVAVNAPDYIAQNNYVGGLLAVSPSWFFLPVCLIAVIGGMSTGTTSLYGTGLDMSSVFPRLLNRVQATLLIGLLSIAFIFIGRFAANLVQSVSTFAVLIITCTSPWMVIMILGLIIRRGFYHADDLQVFTRGQEGGAYWFHNGWNWRGMGAWIPSAALGLCFVNLPGQFVGPLGNLAGGIDISLPVTLGVAALLYITLLRTFPEPAGVYGPKGPRWVGSHDRPVRGISEPAA; encoded by the coding sequence ATGGATAACAAGAACAACGCACACGCACTTACAACGATCGAGACATTCGGGGTCGAACAGATCCCGGACAACGAACGCACCGCCACGCCCACCGATCTGTTCCGCATGATCTTCGGTGGCGCCAACACCTTCGCCACCGCCGTGCTCGGCAGCTTCCCGGTACTGTTCGGGCTGTCGTTTCAGGCCGGCGTCTGGGCCATCGTGCTCGGCGTGCTGGTCGGTTCGATCATCCTCGCGCCGATGGGCCTGTTCGGCCCGCTCAACGGCACCAACAACGCGGTCTCCTCGGGCGCCCACTTCGGCGTGCACGGGCGGATCGTCGGTTCGTTCCTGTCGCTGCTCACTGCGGTCGCGTTCTTCTCCCTCTCCGTGTGGAGCTCGGGCGATGCGCTGATCGGCGGCGCCAAGCGCCTGTTCGACCTGCCGGAAACCGACCTGACCCTGGGCCTGGCCTACGGCCTGTTCGCCGTACTGGTGCTGATCGTCTGCATCTACGGCTTCCGCTTCATGCTGATGGTCAACAAGATCGCCGTCTGGGCCGCGAGCCTGCTGTTCCTGCTCGGCCTGTTCGCCTTCTCCGGCCCGTTCGACGCTGGCTACGCCGGCACCGTGCAGATGGGCAGCGAAGGATTCTGGGCCGCCTTCATCGGCGCCGCCCTGCTGGCCATGAGCAACCCGGTGTCCTTCGGCGCCTTCCTCGGTGACTGGGCGCGCTACATCCCGCGCCAGACCTCGCAGAAGCGCATCATGCTGGCCGTGATCTGCGCCCAGCTGGCGACCCTGATTCCGTTCCTGTTCGGCCTGGCCACCGCCACCATCGTGGCCGTCAACGCTCCGGACTACATCGCGCAGAACAACTACGTCGGCGGCCTGCTGGCCGTTTCGCCGAGCTGGTTCTTCCTGCCGGTGTGCCTGATCGCGGTAATCGGCGGCATGTCTACCGGCACCACCTCGCTGTACGGCACCGGCCTGGACATGTCCAGCGTGTTCCCGCGCCTGCTCAACCGAGTGCAAGCCACCCTGCTGATCGGCCTGTTGTCCATCGCCTTCATCTTCATCGGTCGCTTCGCCGCGAACCTGGTGCAGAGCGTGTCCACCTTCGCCGTGCTGATCATCACCTGCACCAGCCCGTGGATGGTCATCATGATCCTCGGCCTGATCATTCGCCGTGGCTTCTACCACGCCGATGACCTGCAGGTGTTCACCCGTGGTCAGGAAGGCGGCGCCTACTGGTTCCACAACGGCTGGAACTGGCGCGGTATGGGTGCCTGGATTCCGAGCGCGGCTCTGGGCCTGTGCTTCGTCAACCTGCCGGGCCAGTTCGTCGGCCCGCTGGGCAACCTGGCTGGCGGTATCGACATCAGCCTGCCGGTCACCCTCGGTGTGGCCGCACTGCTCTATATCACCCTGCTGCGGACCTTCCCGGAACCCGCTGGCGTGTACGGCCCCAAGGGCCCGCGCTGGGTTGGCAGCCATGACCGCCCGGTGCGCGGCATCAGCGAACCGGCGGCCTGA